The genomic DNA GTCGACAAGAGCCTGTGGATGCGCCAGGTCGAGGAGAACCCCGAGCACTCGAGCTGGTACGTCGAGCGGTTCCGGTCGCTCGCCCGCGAAGGCGCCGACCTCGACGGTGAGGCGCGGCTGGTCGACGCGATGGCCGAGCGCGGTGCGCGCATCCTCGACGCCGGCTGCGGGCCGGGGCGTGTCGGTGGCGCGCTGCACCGGGCCGGCCACGCCGTCGTCGGCGTCGACGTCGACCCGACGCTGATCGAGGCGGCCGAGCACGACCACCCCGGCCCGACCTGGCTGGTGCAGGACCTCGCCGAGCTCGACCTGCCGGCGACGGGCGTGACCGAGCCGTTCGACCTGGTGGTCAGCGCCGGCAACGTCATGACGTTCCTGGCGCCGACCACACGCGCACGCGTGCTCGAACGGCTGGCCGCGCACC from Luteipulveratus halotolerans includes the following:
- a CDS encoding class I SAM-dependent methyltransferase, with the protein product MVDKSLWMRQVEENPEHSSWYVERFRSLAREGADLDGEARLVDAMAERGARILDAGCGPGRVGGALHRAGHAVVGVDVDPTLIEAAEHDHPGPTWLVQDLAELDLPATGVTEPFDLVVSAGNVMTFLAPTTRARVLERLAAHLVPGGRAAIGFGAERGYLFEDFLADAERAGLVSDTLLGTWDLRPFSPDSDFLVAILRRP